Below is a window of Neodiprion virginianus isolate iyNeoVirg1 chromosome 4, iyNeoVirg1.1, whole genome shotgun sequence DNA.
TACATATAGGCTTTCGTTTGGTATATTATACGCAAAATTGTAGAGGATAGAGTGAAAGAACAAATTAAGGGGGCAGAAGAAGAGACCGGATGAAAGATTCCATAACTGGAATTTTATAGGTGAAAAATGTTACTATTCGTACAATTGCTTAGTATAAACAATTTTGCTTCAAGTATTAAAAAGAAGTTTTACTCCATCATCGGTATTCACGCATATGGTACCTACTACTGATCGATGTGATAAAAACGATCGAGTCGTTGCTTGTTCGAACGCGAAGTAAACATGCAAACCTGATTTTCTCTACAACCATAAAGAATTTAGTAAAAAGTGATCATAATATATGACCGCGAAAAACTTCATGCAAATACCTCTACATGCGTATAATTATATGCtttttttcgacgaattttttGGCTCTAGTGCTGTCTGAGATATGCTATACTAGATTGATGTACCGTTGGATTCGTCGTCTCAgtgcaaaaatttgatatgatttttccccaaaacttcttttcattcatttaCATACATCATCACGAAGAGTATCGTTCAAGCATATCATCTTTCTCATTCATGAACGATGAAGGAAATGCAATGTTCATTGGCCACAACCAGTTTCTGCGAGGAGTTCTAAATGTCCGAAGAACGAAAAGAGCAGTATGAGGGGGAGGATATCGTCTTCGGTCACGAATCGTGCagtatttaataaaaaaagaagggCTCACCGGTGATCGTTGACTGTTTCCTCGCGGCGTGTGGCAGAACGGGAGTGGTCGGATCGTCGGGGGACTGTTTGAGCCTGACCTCGTCGAGTTCGCGTTCTTCATCGTGAGGACGAGTGGCGTCGGGAGTGGTTTCGTCGTCCGACCGATCGTCGATGTCTGGAACGCGGTGTTCCTGGGGCGGCGTCATCTCGGCGTTTCTCGCGATTAGGGGGGTGGTCGTGACGGTGGAAGGCTTGGCCTCGCTGTTGGCGAGGGTGGCCGCCTTGACCTTAGCCGGTTTTCGGGGTGTGCTGGGAGCGTGTTTCCGCAAGTAGGGCATGCCCCGGAGGGCGTAGGGCTCGGGGACGACCTCCGTCGGCGCGATGACCTCCCAGGTGTACCTCGTCGAGGACCGCGGCACCCCGGACTGGAAGTCGAAGCCCCATCGCTCCGCGTCCAGACGCGATTGAGCCTGCAATTCACGCTCGGCAAGGGCGCGGGCTGCCGCGTGATCGATGGGCCCGAAAAGGTCCCGTCGGATCGGAGCCAGCTCAGCCTTCGTCGGCACGACGCGGCCGCGGCCCTGCTGCAAGCCGCCCACCGAACTCCGGCCCATTTCCGTCATTAGCATCGGGTTCAAAACTCGCGCGCTCATATCTCTCGCCCCTTGGATGCCTCTTGTCGCCGCGGCGCGGCGCTCCGCGAGTCTCTTGGTCAGCACACGCGAGTCGCCCGTCTCGGTCCACCGCCTAGTCTCGTCTCGATTCCTAGCCGCGCTGGGCACCGACAGGCAAACACACAGGAACTTGCGACTCACCGACACACAGGCGCGATTCTCGCCCCGCGCGCGCAGTTACGACGACACACAACGATTATTACACGCCTCCTCTATTGCCGGACTCGGCCAGAAGGTGGGAGAGAGACGGACGAACTATCGTCGTTCAAAATGTCCGCCTCTTTTATCGCTGCACCGACCTCTTCTTATTCACTCAAATATCCATTTCCCAAGAGTTTCAACCCCGATTTAGACCGTTTTCGCAACGATTATAGTAGACGATGTTGTACGGGAACGTTTAGAATGCTTTGGAGGCCGGTATCGGGATACTTTCTCTCACGTACTTAAGGATATCTGTTTCTCGTGTGGATTTTCACAGGCGCTGAATCGCGTTGCTGTGGGGCGCACGCCGAATCGAATCGGTATTCGGTACTAACCGCACGGTCAAAAGTCGAGACTCTGTGCTTTTGAAACACCACTTTCCACTACTTTGAACACAAATTCCACCACTTGAATGCGAGCGTGAAATCACACGGGACTATTTATCACACGGCCCGCGTAAACACGTACGCACTTGACACCGATGCGCAACTACACTCGAAGTTTCCAAACGAGCTCCGTACACACGTACGcatatacacacgcacacagtGCGAACCGAGTTGGAATggacgagaaagaaaaatgcgCGGGCTTCCTCGACTTCTTTCACTTTTTGATCGATTTGTGGAAAGATTACTGAACAGTACTCCGACGATTATTCCTAGGTTTATATCGCGCACTTCTCTTCTGTTACACTTGATCTGGGCACGTAAGAAAATTCCGATTCACGAAACGACGTCGACCACGGTGATGATGATCAAACTCTCTTCGATGCTTCTCTTTCTCGCGTGGTAGGAACCTCGAGGACTTGACGCGCCCGCGCAGTTAAGTGACCAGCTCACGGTTTA
It encodes the following:
- the LOC124303065 gene encoding uncharacterized protein LOC124303065 yields the protein MSARVLNPMLMTEMGRSSVGGLQQGRGRVVPTKAELAPIRRDLFGPIDHAAARALAERELQAQSRLDAERWGFDFQSGVPRSSTRYTWEVIAPTEVVPEPYALRGMPYLRKHAPSTPRKPAKVKAATLANSEAKPSTVTTTPLIARNAEMTPPQEHRVPDIDDRSDDETTPDATRPHDEERELDEVRLKQSPDDPTTPVLPHAARKQSTITDFMKSRKRSLKGTSSKSGSIVIEPPEKISRNAGQIRS